A window of the Rhizobium brockwellii genome harbors these coding sequences:
- a CDS encoding RNA polymerase sigma factor — translation MRQPATTIDLRRDLVGLLPRLRRFAITLAGEVAVADELVQAVCQRAIAKGHQWSGEGRLESWIYTLARQQWTDDNRKRKPKASVRGNVTDIREAARERSAAVDPDTIHHMISDMPDGVSSMFLLVDVEGHSYQQAADIMGTPVANVVSQLATARLQFAGLAGTHPIHRF, via the coding sequence CGTCAGCCCGCAACGACCATCGATCTCCGGCGTGATCTCGTCGGCCTCCTGCCCCGCCTTCGCCGCTTCGCGATCACGCTCGCGGGTGAGGTTGCTGTGGCCGATGAACTCGTTCAGGCCGTCTGTCAGCGCGCCATCGCCAAGGGTCATCAATGGAGCGGCGAGGGCCGGCTGGAAAGCTGGATCTACACGCTTGCCCGCCAGCAATGGACCGACGACAACCGCAAGCGCAAGCCGAAGGCTTCCGTCCGCGGCAACGTCACCGATATCCGCGAGGCCGCGCGCGAACGTTCGGCAGCGGTCGATCCCGACACCATCCATCACATGATTTCCGATATGCCGGATGGCGTTTCCAGCATGTTTCTGCTTGTCGACGTCGAAGGCCACAGCTATCAGCAGGCGGCCGATATCATGGGCACTCCGGTGGCAAACGTCGTCTCGCAGCTCGCCACCGCAAGACTGCAATTCGCCGGGCTTGCCGGCACCCACCCGATCCACAGGTTCTGA